Proteins from a single region of Bacteroidota bacterium:
- a CDS encoding VCBS repeat-containing protein codes for MHKISFILTVITLSSCHFFKVEDQDMRSSVVLDENRIVQTDGNSGKLFDVLTAKSTGLEFMNTIPDNYEDNYWRYVFVYNGGSVNIADFNNDGLPDIFFTGVHVPHRLFLNKGNLKFEDVTEKSGITKAEFEWTSGSTVADVNGDGFIDIYICNTRREDPEQRRNKLYINNGNLTFTEAGKQYGLDDATTCSTANFFDYDNDGDLDMYLVTHPMDFINKFKTIYFQKIETHQNLSNKLFRNNGDNTFTDVHIEAGINNHGFGLGCSVGDINNDGFQDIYVANDFGMYDFLYLNNGDGTFKDVSLTAIKRHDVSSMGVDIADMNNDGYLDIYNADIEMEENYTYKTFQVSSQIEVVRALVNAGYGYQKHGNSLKLNNGNGTFSELARTAGVGVTDWAWSPFFTDFDNDGLKDLFVSTGYLQDFAIDETETYSKLRRACRIDDSTVYYELINALPRNVLNHPNFIYKNNGDLTFTDERDNWGIYVPSVSYGAASADFDLDGDMDVVCSNANDNPFLYRNNSEKVSNNNYLRINLIGYAKNLNGIGAKVKIYCGDSMQYVQQTNTRGYISTGEHIIHFGIGKNAQVDRIEVEWPDRKQHVLQNITANQVITIDHKNALPNQIPVGKPLPVLFTDITNSSGLNYTHIENDYDDFLREFLLPHKMSISGPCIAVGDIDGNKLDDVFYGGSVGNPGKLFLQDKPQHFVLSGNQLPIQKQIQDDGGALFFDADNDGDNDLYLSSGGNESQANSSAYQDKLFINNGSGIFAETQNRLPKINIPKSCIQACDYDQDGDLDLFVGGRQFPGAYLHPVSSFILQNNKGIFTDVSNSIAPDLKDIGMVTAALWTDFDNDHLMDLIICGDWMPVTILKNTGTNFENIKNEQSLKQTDGWWQSINGGDFDNDGDTDYLLGNFGTNRRYINTQSEKNGQNLPMEAFLYDFDQSGNQDLVLAYYQHDNLYPVQLRERLLEQIPGYRKKMPSWDWYGKATITDIFGEALEQAIHKYAYEFRSCILQNNGKGKFELLPLPTEAQMSVLMGSVIADFNSDGNLDILCHGNYYQTDIIMMRHDAGTGLLLTGNGDNTFKAVRSINSGYWSDGDARSMALINCGSVPSIIAGGINSGKSHVYTWNNAKCIVPGNDVVYYEVNYKNGKQYKKESYTGSGYYSESSRVVIITPDIRSITFYTNKGEKQEILNSLFPL; via the coding sequence ATGCATAAAATATCTTTCATACTAACTGTAATCACCTTAAGCAGTTGTCATTTTTTTAAAGTGGAAGACCAGGATATGCGCAGCAGTGTGGTGCTGGATGAAAACAGAATTGTTCAAACTGATGGCAATTCGGGGAAGTTATTTGATGTATTAACAGCAAAATCGACGGGGTTGGAATTTATGAATACCATACCTGATAATTACGAAGATAATTACTGGCGTTATGTTTTTGTTTACAATGGTGGCAGTGTAAATATTGCCGATTTTAACAATGATGGATTGCCCGATATTTTTTTTACCGGCGTTCATGTGCCGCATCGTTTATTTTTAAATAAAGGAAATTTAAAATTTGAAGATGTTACAGAAAAAAGCGGCATTACCAAAGCGGAATTTGAATGGACTTCCGGTTCTACCGTTGCTGACGTGAATGGTGACGGTTTTATTGATATTTATATTTGTAATACCAGAAGAGAAGACCCGGAACAACGCAGAAATAAACTATATATTAATAATGGAAATCTCACCTTTACGGAAGCCGGAAAACAATATGGTTTAGATGATGCCACTACCTGCTCCACAGCAAACTTTTTTGATTATGACAATGATGGCGATCTGGATATGTATCTGGTTACCCATCCCATGGATTTTATTAATAAGTTTAAAACAATTTATTTCCAGAAAATTGAAACGCATCAAAATCTCAGCAATAAATTATTTAGGAATAATGGTGATAATACGTTTACAGATGTACATATTGAAGCAGGAATAAACAATCATGGATTTGGTTTGGGATGTTCGGTTGGTGATATTAATAATGATGGGTTTCAGGATATTTATGTAGCGAACGATTTCGGGATGTACGATTTTTTATATCTCAACAACGGTGATGGCACATTTAAAGATGTTTCACTTACAGCAATTAAACGTCATGATGTAAGTTCTATGGGTGTAGATATTGCTGATATGAATAACGACGGCTATCTCGATATATATAATGCAGATATTGAAATGGAAGAAAATTATACCTATAAAACATTTCAGGTATCAAGTCAAATTGAGGTTGTTCGTGCGCTGGTAAATGCCGGTTATGGTTATCAGAAACACGGTAATTCACTGAAATTAAATAATGGTAATGGTACTTTCTCCGAACTGGCACGCACGGCAGGTGTAGGTGTTACCGATTGGGCATGGAGTCCATTCTTTACCGATTTTGATAACGACGGATTAAAAGATTTATTTGTTTCGACAGGTTATTTGCAGGATTTTGCGATTGACGAAACTGAAACATATAGCAAATTAAGAAGAGCATGCAGAATAGACGATAGCACAGTTTATTATGAATTAATTAATGCTCTTCCACGAAATGTGCTCAATCATCCGAATTTTATTTATAAAAATAATGGTGATTTAACCTTTACCGACGAAAGGGATAATTGGGGTATTTACGTACCTTCAGTATCTTACGGTGCAGCATCTGCCGATTTTGATTTGGATGGCGATATGGATGTGGTTTGCTCCAATGCAAATGACAATCCATTTTTATATCGCAACAACAGTGAAAAAGTATCAAATAACAATTACCTCCGCATTAATTTAATTGGGTATGCGAAAAATTTAAATGGTATTGGTGCCAAGGTGAAAATATATTGTGGTGACAGCATGCAATATGTACAGCAAACAAATACCCGCGGTTATATTTCAACCGGCGAACATATTATACATTTTGGTATTGGTAAAAATGCGCAGGTAGACAGAATTGAAGTGGAATGGCCGGATAGGAAACAACATGTGTTACAAAATATTACAGCAAATCAGGTAATTACTATTGATCACAAAAATGCTTTACCTAATCAAATACCTGTTGGTAAACCATTACCAGTATTATTTACCGATATTACAAATTCCTCCGGTTTAAATTACACCCATATTGAAAACGATTACGATGATTTTTTGAGAGAATTTTTATTGCCGCATAAAATGAGTATTTCAGGCCCCTGTATTGCAGTTGGAGATATAGATGGCAATAAACTGGATGATGTTTTTTATGGCGGTAGTGTTGGAAATCCGGGTAAACTATTTTTACAGGATAAGCCACAACATTTTGTTTTATCCGGAAATCAATTGCCCATCCAAAAACAAATTCAGGATGATGGCGGGGCATTATTTTTTGATGCAGACAATGATGGTGACAATGATTTGTATTTAAGTTCAGGTGGTAATGAATCTCAGGCAAACAGTTCCGCTTATCAGGATAAATTATTTATAAATAATGGCAGTGGTATATTTGCAGAAACGCAAAATCGTTTACCTAAAATAAACATCCCTAAATCATGTATTCAGGCCTGCGATTATGATCAGGATGGTGATTTAGATTTATTTGTTGGCGGAAGGCAATTTCCCGGCGCGTATTTACATCCGGTTTCAAGTTTTATTTTACAAAATAACAAAGGCATTTTTACTGATGTATCCAACTCGATTGCTCCTGATTTAAAAGATATCGGAATGGTAACTGCTGCCTTATGGACCGATTTTGATAATGATCATTTAATGGATTTAATTATTTGTGGGGACTGGATGCCGGTGACCATTTTAAAAAATACCGGTACTAATTTCGAAAATATTAAAAATGAACAATCGCTTAAACAAACAGATGGCTGGTGGCAAAGTATAAATGGTGGCGATTTTGATAATGATGGTGATACCGATTATCTGCTTGGCAATTTCGGAACTAACCGAAGATATATCAATACTCAATCAGAAAAAAACGGCCAAAACTTACCAATGGAAGCCTTTTTATACGATTTTGATCAAAGTGGAAATCAGGATTTAGTGTTGGCTTATTATCAGCACGATAATTTATATCCTGTGCAATTGCGGGAAAGGTTGTTGGAACAAATTCCGGGATACCGAAAAAAAATGCCTTCGTGGGACTGGTATGGAAAAGCAACAATTACTGATATTTTTGGTGAGGCATTGGAGCAGGCAATTCACAAATACGCCTACGAATTCAGAAGTTGTATTTTACAGAATAATGGCAAAGGAAAATTTGAATTATTACCATTGCCAACAGAAGCGCAAATGTCGGTTTTAATGGGAAGTGTTATTGCTGACTTTAATAGCGATGGTAATCTTGATATTTTATGTCATGGCAATTATTATCAAACTGATATTATCATGATGCGACATGATGCAGGAACCGGTTTATTGCTAACCGGAAATGGAGATAACACATTTAAGGCAGTTAGAAGTATCAATAGCGGGTATTGGAGCGATGGTGATGCCAGAAGTATGGCACTGATTAATTGTGGTTCAGTGCCTTCGATTATTGCAGGTGGTATTAACAGCGGTAAATCGCATGTGTACACATGGAATAATGCAAAATGTATTGTGCCTGGAAATGATGTTGTGTATTACGAGGTAAATTATAAAAATGGAAAACAGTACAAAAAAGAATCGTATACCGGAAGTGGTTATTACTCGGAATCATCCCGCGTTGTAATCATCACTCCTGATATACGATCCATTACTTTTTACACCAATAAAGGTGAAAAGCAGGAAATACTTAATTCGCTCTTTCCACTATAA
- the cysQ gene encoding 3'(2'),5'-bisphosphate nucleotidase CysQ: MRILVTGSKGQLGNEIRVLSKQFPGPEYVFVDVDELDITDNNAVQQFFAKYKFDICINCAAYTAVDKAESDATMAQKINVTGVEYLANACQKNDAVLFHISTDFVFDGSATAPIEIDAPVAPISVYGQTKAEGEYRALSLNKKTILIRTSWVYSFFGNNFVKTMIRLGKEKPELGVVDDQVGCPTYAADLAMVIFEFIGRLEQVEYGIYHFSNAGVTSWCGFATKIMELYGLPCKVNPIATSQYPTPAQRPKYSVLNCNKTIQTLNISIPHWETALSQCIQLLKQQEMLEQIDVKKIIAIAEEAGKEIMKIYDTDDFAVTDKSDNSPLTKADKAGNAVIVAALKNTYPEIPIISEENKMIEYADRKDWNYFWLVDPLDGTKEFIKKNGEFTVNIALIRNGKPVLGVVGIPAKNQMYYAVENKGAYKIDEHGVETKLYVNEAKQDEIALIGSRSHPSPEFDAYLKDMEGKYATVNFVPAGSSLKFCLVAEGKADVYPRLGPTMEWDTAAGHALVLEAGARVKVYGQDGDLKYNKESLLNPFFIVERAN, encoded by the coding sequence ATGAGAATACTTGTTACAGGATCGAAAGGGCAGTTAGGAAATGAAATCAGGGTTTTAAGTAAACAATTTCCGGGACCGGAATATGTTTTTGTAGATGTTGATGAATTGGATATTACTGATAATAATGCGGTTCAACAGTTTTTTGCAAAATATAAATTTGATATCTGCATTAATTGTGCTGCTTATACAGCTGTTGACAAGGCAGAAAGCGACGCCACCATGGCACAGAAAATAAATGTAACCGGTGTGGAATATCTCGCTAATGCTTGTCAGAAAAATGATGCGGTATTATTCCATATCTCCACCGATTTTGTTTTTGATGGCAGTGCAACAGCACCAATTGAAATTGATGCTCCGGTGGCACCGATATCTGTTTACGGACAAACAAAAGCAGAAGGTGAATACAGGGCTTTGTCGCTGAACAAAAAAACTATTTTAATCAGAACCAGTTGGGTATATAGTTTTTTTGGAAACAATTTTGTTAAAACCATGATTCGCCTCGGCAAAGAAAAACCGGAGTTGGGTGTTGTAGATGATCAGGTGGGTTGTCCTACTTATGCAGCTGATCTGGCTATGGTAATTTTTGAATTTATTGGCAGACTGGAGCAGGTTGAATATGGTATTTATCATTTTTCGAACGCAGGTGTAACTTCTTGGTGCGGTTTTGCTACTAAAATAATGGAATTATATGGTTTGCCTTGTAAGGTTAATCCTATCGCTACCAGCCAGTATCCTACGCCCGCGCAGCGACCAAAATACTCAGTTTTAAATTGTAATAAAACCATACAAACATTAAATATTTCAATCCCACATTGGGAAACTGCATTATCACAATGCATTCAACTATTAAAACAACAGGAAATGTTAGAACAGATTGACGTTAAAAAAATTATTGCCATTGCTGAAGAGGCAGGAAAAGAAATTATGAAAATTTATGATACTGATGATTTTGCAGTAACAGATAAAAGTGATAATTCACCATTAACAAAAGCAGATAAAGCAGGTAATGCAGTAATTGTTGCTGCTTTAAAAAATACCTACCCTGAAATTCCGATTATCAGTGAAGAAAATAAAATGATAGAATATGCAGACCGCAAAGACTGGAATTATTTCTGGTTAGTGGATCCGCTGGATGGCACTAAAGAATTCATCAAAAAAAACGGAGAATTTACAGTTAACATCGCTTTAATTCGCAATGGCAAACCGGTATTAGGTGTTGTTGGCATTCCGGCAAAAAATCAAATGTATTATGCAGTTGAAAATAAAGGTGCCTATAAAATTGATGAACATGGCGTAGAAACAAAATTATATGTGAATGAAGCAAAGCAAGATGAAATTGCGCTTATTGGTTCACGTTCACATCCATCACCGGAATTTGATGCATATTTAAAAGATATGGAAGGTAAATATGCCACAGTTAATTTTGTCCCTGCAGGTAGTTCACTTAAGTTTTGTTTGGTTGCAGAAGGAAAAGCTGATGTTTACCCGCGTTTAGGCCCAACCATGGAATGGGATACTGCTGCCGGACATGCTTTGGTTTTAGAAGCAGGTGCAAGAGTTAAAGTTTATGGTCAGGATGGCGACCTTAAATACAATAAGGAAAGTTTGCTGAATCCGTTTTTTATAGTGGAAAGAGCGAATTAA
- the rfbC gene encoding dTDP-4-dehydrorhamnose 3,5-epimerase, producing the protein MPFIDTPIAGLFVFEPKIFEDARGYFFESFNANTFAEKNINTNFVQDNQSKSTYGVLRGLHYQLAPFAQAKLVRVISGEVLDVAVDIRQYSPTYGQHFSVVLSAENKKQLYIPRGFAHGFVVLSETAEFFYKCDNYYSKEHDAGIRFDDPALNIDWMLGADAILVSEKDNHLPNFAEAKNNFIALEK; encoded by the coding sequence ATGCCATTTATTGATACACCCATAGCAGGATTATTTGTATTTGAACCTAAAATATTTGAAGATGCGCGTGGGTATTTTTTCGAATCATTTAATGCAAATACCTTCGCAGAAAAAAATATAAATACCAACTTTGTTCAGGATAACCAAAGTAAATCAACTTATGGTGTTTTGAGAGGTTTGCATTATCAACTAGCTCCTTTTGCGCAAGCGAAACTGGTTCGTGTAATCAGCGGCGAAGTGTTAGATGTGGCTGTTGATATTCGCCAATATTCACCAACCTACGGTCAACATTTCAGTGTTGTTTTATCTGCTGAAAATAAAAAACAATTATATATTCCGAGAGGTTTTGCGCATGGGTTTGTGGTATTAAGTGAAACAGCAGAGTTTTTTTATAAATGCGACAATTATTACAGCAAAGAACATGATGCAGGCATTCGTTTCGATGATCCTGCTTTAAATATTGATTGGATGTTGGGGGCAGATGCTATTTTGGTGAGTGAAAAAGACAATCATTTGCCAAATTTTGCTGAGGCGAAAAATAATTTTATAGCGTTAGAAAAATAA
- the rfbB gene encoding dTDP-glucose 4,6-dehydratase encodes MKKNILITGGAGFIGSHVVRLFVNKYPDYHIVNMDNLTYAGNLNNLTDVENASNYEFVKADIVDGNAMISIFEQYQFEKVIHLAAESHVDRSIANPIAFVMTNVVGTCNLLNAARHIWKDNMEGKLFYHVSTDEVYGSLGETGFFTESTSYDPHSPYSASKASSDHFVRAYHDTYKLPVVISNCSNNYGSYQFPEKLIPLAINNIKNNKPIPVYGKGENVRDWLWVEDHARAIDTILHKGAIGATYNIGGFNEWKNIDLIHVLCKVMDEKLGREPGTSAKLITYVTDRAGHDLRYAIDAGKLNKELGWEPSLQFEEGISKTVDWYLANEAWLNNVTSGDYKKYYDNQYAAR; translated from the coding sequence ATGAAAAAAAATATTCTGATTACCGGAGGCGCCGGATTTATTGGCTCGCATGTTGTGCGGTTATTTGTAAATAAATATCCTGATTACCATATCGTAAACATGGATAATTTAACCTATGCCGGAAATTTAAATAATTTGACGGATGTGGAAAATGCTTCCAATTATGAATTTGTGAAAGCTGATATTGTAGATGGTAATGCTATGATATCCATTTTTGAACAATATCAGTTTGAAAAAGTAATTCACCTTGCTGCTGAAAGTCATGTTGACAGAAGTATTGCCAATCCGATTGCGTTTGTTATGACTAATGTGGTGGGTACTTGCAATTTATTAAATGCTGCACGCCATATCTGGAAAGATAACATGGAAGGTAAATTATTTTATCACGTGTCTACCGATGAGGTTTATGGCAGCCTTGGCGAAACCGGATTTTTTACCGAATCTACTTCGTATGACCCGCACAGTCCTTACTCCGCAAGTAAAGCCAGCAGCGACCATTTTGTTCGCGCTTATCACGATACCTATAAATTACCTGTGGTAATATCCAATTGCAGTAATAATTACGGTTCTTATCAGTTTCCGGAAAAATTAATTCCGCTTGCAATAAATAATATTAAAAACAACAAACCCATTCCTGTTTACGGTAAAGGAGAAAATGTGCGTGACTGGCTTTGGGTAGAGGATCATGCTCGTGCAATTGATACCATTTTACACAAAGGCGCAATTGGTGCTACTTATAATATTGGCGGATTTAATGAGTGGAAAAATATTGATTTAATTCACGTGTTATGTAAAGTAATGGATGAAAAACTCGGTCGTGAGCCGGGAACTTCTGCTAAATTAATTACTTACGTAACAGACCGCGCTGGACACGATTTAAGATATGCTATTGATGCAGGTAAATTAAATAAAGAATTAGGCTGGGAGCCATCTTTACAATTTGAAGAAGGCATTTCTAAAACAGTGGATTGGTATCTCGCCAATGAGGCATGGTTAAATAATGTAACCAGCGGCGATTATAAAAAATATTACGATAATCAATACGCAGCACGGTAA